Proteins from a single region of Flavobacterium sp. K5-23:
- a CDS encoding MoxR family ATPase, whose protein sequence is MEENTATIDIRSINEKIERESAFIDLLSMEMNKVIVGQKHMVERLLIGLLGQGHILLEGVPGLAKTLAINTLSQAIHGSFSRIQFTPDLLPADVVGTMIYNIKQNEFSIKKGPIFANFVLADEINRAPAKVQSALLEAMQEKQVTIGDTTFKLDRPFLVLATQNPIEQEGTYQLPEAQVDRFMLKTVIDYPKMDEERLVIRQNLKGSYEKVNQVVSVEQILRAQEAVREVYMDEKIEKYILDIIFATRFPEKYKLADLKPLISFGASPRGSINLAVAAKCYAFIKRRGYVIPEDVRAVVHDVLRHRIGVTYEAEAENVTSVDIINKIINEVEVP, encoded by the coding sequence ATGGAAGAAAATACTGCGACAATAGACATTAGGTCAATCAATGAAAAAATTGAAAGAGAGAGCGCTTTTATCGATCTCCTTAGTATGGAAATGAATAAAGTTATCGTAGGTCAGAAACACATGGTCGAACGATTGTTAATTGGACTTTTAGGTCAAGGACATATTTTACTTGAAGGAGTTCCGGGATTAGCAAAAACTCTTGCTATAAATACATTATCACAAGCCATTCACGGTTCATTCAGCAGAATTCAGTTTACTCCTGATTTATTACCTGCCGATGTAGTGGGAACCATGATTTACAATATTAAGCAAAATGAGTTCTCAATTAAAAAGGGGCCTATTTTTGCCAATTTCGTTTTAGCGGATGAGATTAACCGTGCACCAGCCAAAGTACAATCGGCATTGCTTGAGGCGATGCAAGAGAAACAAGTAACCATTGGAGACACGACATTCAAGTTAGACAGACCATTCTTAGTATTGGCAACTCAAAATCCAATTGAGCAAGAAGGAACATACCAACTTCCAGAAGCGCAAGTCGATCGTTTTATGTTGAAAACGGTTATTGACTACCCAAAAATGGATGAAGAACGTTTGGTAATTCGTCAAAACCTTAAAGGGAGTTATGAGAAAGTAAACCAAGTGGTTTCTGTAGAGCAAATTTTACGTGCACAAGAAGCAGTTCGTGAGGTTTATATGGATGAAAAAATCGAGAAATACATTCTGGATATCATTTTTGCAACTCGTTTTCCAGAGAAATATAAATTAGCTGATTTGAAACCATTAATCAGTTTTGGAGCATCTCCACGTGGAAGTATCAATCTAGCTGTTGCGGCTAAATGTTACGCTTTTATTAAACGTCGTGGCTATGTAATTCCTGAGGATGTACGCGCCGTAGTTCATGATGTATTGCGTCATAGAATAGGTGTTACATACGAAGCAGAAGCGGAAAATGTTACTTCTGTAGATATCATCAACAAAATTATTAACGAAGTAGAAGTACCTTAA
- a CDS encoding aldo/keto reductase family oxidoreductase codes for MSKTKLSPVIAGTMNWGVWDKNLTIKEMESMIHICIENKITTFDHADIYGDYTTEFEFGKAFNNSKIDRKKLQLISKCGIQLQSEERNNLVKHYDCSKEYIIWSVEQSLKKLQTDYLDVLLLHRPSPLMQADEIAEAVEKLKSEGKIIDFGVSNFSSSQTELIRQKTEISFNQLQFSATNFEPMNDGSLDYMQMHNIRPMSWNPLGCVFREDIPQTHRLKKLLANLVSKYHLGSDTLLLAWILKHPAKIIPIAGTVNVIRIQSLMKAVELELDIEDWFAIWTESIGENVP; via the coding sequence ATGAGTAAAACAAAACTATCTCCGGTAATAGCCGGAACTATGAATTGGGGAGTTTGGGATAAAAACCTTACAATAAAAGAAATGGAGAGCATGATTCACATTTGCATAGAAAACAAAATCACAACCTTTGATCATGCTGATATTTACGGTGATTACACTACCGAATTTGAATTTGGAAAAGCTTTTAACAACAGTAAAATTGATCGTAAGAAACTCCAATTAATTTCGAAGTGTGGCATTCAATTACAGTCAGAAGAACGAAACAATTTAGTTAAACATTACGACTGTTCAAAAGAGTATATTATTTGGTCCGTGGAGCAATCCTTAAAAAAATTACAAACTGATTATCTAGATGTCCTTTTATTGCACAGACCTAGCCCTTTAATGCAAGCTGACGAAATTGCAGAAGCTGTAGAAAAACTTAAAAGTGAGGGTAAAATCATCGATTTTGGAGTTTCAAACTTCAGCTCTTCTCAAACAGAATTGATCCGTCAAAAAACGGAAATAAGCTTCAATCAATTACAATTTTCTGCAACTAATTTTGAGCCCATGAATGATGGTAGTCTTGATTATATGCAAATGCACAACATACGCCCTATGTCATGGAATCCATTGGGATGTGTTTTCAGGGAAGATATTCCACAAACACATCGTTTGAAAAAATTATTAGCAAATTTAGTTTCAAAATACCATCTAGGTTCTGACACTCTTTTATTAGCCTGGATATTAAAACATCCCGCGAAAATCATTCCTATTGCTGGAACAGTAAACGTGATTCGAATACAATCCTTAATGAAAGCTGTCGAA